The Leclercia adecarboxylata region GCGTGACCGGCAAAACCTTCCAGCAGGGACAGGCGCGAGCAGTAGCTGCCGATCTCGGCGGTGGCCTCGTCGCTGAGCACTTTCTGCCAGGTGCAGGTTTTCATGAATTTGCCCACCCACAGGCCGCCGGTATAGCGCGCCGCTTTTTGCGTCGGCAGAGTGTGGTTGGTGCCAATCACCTTGTCGCCGTAGGCAACGTTGGTGCGCGGGCCAAGGAACAGCGCGCCGAAGTTGGTCATGTTGGCCAGAAACCAGTCATCGCGGCGGGTCATCACCTGTACGTGCTCGGAAGCGATACGGTCGGCTTCGGCGAGCATTTCGTCGTAGCTGTCGCAGACAATGATCTCCCCGTAGTCGTGCCAGGCCTGACGGGCGATGTCGGCGGTGGGCAGTTTTTCCAGCAGGCGCGCGATCTCGCGCAGCGTCTCTTTGGCCAGCGCCAGCGAGTTGGTCAGCAGAATGGCGGGGGTCGTCACCCCGTGCTCGGCCTGCCCCAGCAGGTCGGTCGCACATATTTCGGCATCCACGCTGTCGTCGGCAATCACCAGCGTCTCCGTCGGGCCGGCAAAGAGATCGATCCCCACCCGGCCAAACAGCTGACGTTTGGCCTCTGCCACAAAGGCGTTGCCGGGGCCGACCAGCATATCCACCGGGGCCAGGGAATCGGTGCCCAGCGCCATCGCGCCGATGGCCTGGATACCGCCTAAGGCGTAGATCTCCGTGGCTCCGGCCATTTTTTGCGCCGCCACGATCGCAGGCGCAGGCTCGCCGCCGAACGGCGGGGCGCAGCTTAGGATGCGGGAGCAGCCCGCCACGTTGGCAGTGATAATCGACATATGGGCCGACGCCAGCAGGGGATATTTCCCGCCAGGGACATAACACCCCACCGCGTTAATGGGAATATTTTTATGCCCGAGAATAACCCCCGGACGGGTTTCAACTTCCAGATCCAGCAGACAGGCTTTTTGCGCCCGGGCAAAATTAAAGACCTGCTCCTGCGCAAATTCGATATCGTGAATATCCTGGCGGCTCAGTTTATTGATACAGGCATTAATTTCCGCATCGCTCAGGCGATAATCCTGACGGTCGTAGCGGTCGAATTTAACGGACAGTTCACGAATGGCTTTATTTCCGCGTTTTTCAATATCCGCCAGAATAAGTTCCACCGTTTCTCTTATTTGTCGCTGCGCATCCTGACGTTCCTGAACCGGTTTACTGGTTTTAAGCATATAAGCCACAATAACTTCCTCGCATAATTAAGGTGATGACTATCCTCCCGGCAGGCCGGGATAAATGTCTGGGTGATAAAAATTACTGGTCGCGCGCGGGCGCGAGTGGGCCGTTAATGGATAATTCCGCAGACGCAGGCATTTTCCGGTTATTTACCCAGCGCACGGAGAGCGGGGTGACAATCGCCGCGACAACCGACAGGCCCGCAATAAACAGATAGCCGGACGAGAGGTTAATGTGCTGCATCATCACCCCCATGATCACCGGCCCGGCAAACATCCCGCAGGAGTAGATGGTCTGGAACAGTCCCATGCGCGTGGACTGCTCATCGGAAGTGGTGTTAACCACGCTCAGGGACATAAAGGCCGCAAATGCCATCCCGAAGGAGAAGCCCGCCAGCGCCTGCAACAGATAGATGACATACATATTGCTGGTGAAGGGGATGCCTAAGGTCGACACTACCTGCAGGACAATGCCCAGCACCGCCGTCTTCATCAGCCCAAGGCGCTGGTAAAAGACGCTGCTGCACAGGGCGATGGCGAGGGCGTAGAAAATCAGATGGATGTTGCTCAGCAGGGTTAAGATCCCGGCGCGCCCGCCTAACTGCTCGGCATAGATCGGCGTCAGCGTATCGCGGGTAGCAAAAGGCACCAGGATGACGAGAGTCGCCAGAATACCAATCAGCCACACCGAACGGTCGGCCAGCTGCAGTCGGGCACCGGCGATACAGGCTTTCAGCGTCGGGGCTTTGACCGGATCATGCACATCGCGGATGCGGGTGGTGAGGAACAGCGCCACCAGCGCCGAGACGCAGGAGACGAAAAATGCGATGTTGTTCTCAAAATAGTGAATCAACAGGCCGCCGATGCAGTTGCCGAGGAACACCCCAAGCGGCCCCGCCAGCGCCAGAAAGGCCACCGCGGCCGGGGCATCCTGGCGGTCAAAGTAGCGGATAAACAGGATGTTGTAGAGCACCCAGGTGGCGGCAGTCACGCCGTCAGCGGCTTTGGCCAGATAGAGAGTGATAGCGTTCGGCTCCAGCCAGGCCAGCGGCCAGGCGATGATCGGCAGCACCAGCGCGCCCTGGATAAAGATTTTTCGACTCTTCACCACGTCGGAAATAATCCCCAGCGGGAAGCGGATCAGCAGGGTGGCGAGGCCGCTGGCCCCCATGATGATCCCCATCACCTGCGGCTCCATCCCCTGATTGATCATCATCGGGGCCAGAAACGCATCAATGCTGTGAATACAGATAAAAAACAACACGCTGATGATAAAAAACAGCCGGGCTTCA contains the following coding sequences:
- the hisD gene encoding histidinol dehydrogenase, which translates into the protein MAYMLKTSKPVQERQDAQRQIRETVELILADIEKRGNKAIRELSVKFDRYDRQDYRLSDAEINACINKLSRQDIHDIEFAQEQVFNFARAQKACLLDLEVETRPGVILGHKNIPINAVGCYVPGGKYPLLASAHMSIITANVAGCSRILSCAPPFGGEPAPAIVAAQKMAGATEIYALGGIQAIGAMALGTDSLAPVDMLVGPGNAFVAEAKRQLFGRVGIDLFAGPTETLVIADDSVDAEICATDLLGQAEHGVTTPAILLTNSLALAKETLREIARLLEKLPTADIARQAWHDYGEIIVCDSYDEMLAEADRIASEHVQVMTRRDDWFLANMTNFGALFLGPRTNVAYGDKVIGTNHTLPTQKAARYTGGLWVGKFMKTCTWQKVLSDEATAEIGSYCSRLSLLEGFAGHAEQANIRVRRYGQVEVPYATPAPVREKV
- a CDS encoding MFS transporter translates to MFRALLRRPEARLFFIISVLFFICIHSIDAFLAPMMINQGMEPQVMGIIMGASGLATLLIRFPLGIISDVVKSRKIFIQGALVLPIIAWPLAWLEPNAITLYLAKAADGVTAATWVLYNILFIRYFDRQDAPAAVAFLALAGPLGVFLGNCIGGLLIHYFENNIAFFVSCVSALVALFLTTRIRDVHDPVKAPTLKACIAGARLQLADRSVWLIGILATLVILVPFATRDTLTPIYAEQLGGRAGILTLLSNIHLIFYALAIALCSSVFYQRLGLMKTAVLGIVLQVVSTLGIPFTSNMYVIYLLQALAGFSFGMAFAAFMSLSVVNTTSDEQSTRMGLFQTIYSCGMFAGPVIMGVMMQHINLSSGYLFIAGLSVVAAIVTPLSVRWVNNRKMPASAELSINGPLAPARDQ